One Numenius arquata chromosome 10, bNumArq3.hap1.1, whole genome shotgun sequence DNA segment encodes these proteins:
- the SHISA3 gene encoding protein shisa-3 homolog encodes MAGRRRRTLLLRWLLLGLLGGGGGGQPGGGEYCHGWVDGQGGYHEGFQCPEGFDTAAATICCGSCALRYCCAAAEARLEQGGCTNDREPPDPGVTAQPIYVPFLIVGSIFIAFIIVGSLVAVYCCTCLRPKQPSQPIRFSLRSYQTETLPMILASTSFRTPSRQSSTATSSSSTGGSVRRFSFPRAEPGCLVASPPPPYTSGCFQAAHAVHLTQPSGFLVSPPYFGYPLQPEPALAGKSCSDFSQS; translated from the exons atggcggggcggcggcggcgaacgcTGCTGCTGCGCTGGCTCCTGCTGGGGCTactgggcggcggcggcggcggccagccCGGCGGCGGCGAGTATTGCCACGGCTGGGTGGACGGGCAGGGCGGCTACCACGAGGGCTTCCAGTGCCCCGAGGGCTTCGACACGGCGGCCGCCACCATCTGCTGCGGCTCCTGCGCCCTGCGCTACTGCTGCGCCGCCGCCGAGGCCCGCCTGGAGCAGGGCGGCTGCACCAACGACCGGGAGCCCCCGGACCCGGGAGTCACCGCCC AACCGATCTACGTCCCATTCCTCATTGTTGGATCAATATTTATTGCTTTCATTATCGTGGGCTCTCTGGTAGCCGTTTATTGTTGCACATGTTTAAGACCTAAACAACCCTCGCAGCCAATACGGTTTTCTCTGCGGAGCTATCAGACCGAGACTCTTCCCATGATCCTGGCCTCGACGAGCTTCAGGACGCCGTCGAGGCAGTCCAGTACCGCCACGAGCTCCAGTTCGACCGGCGGCTCGGTTCGCAGGTTCTCCTTTCCCCGGGCAGAGCCAGGGTGCCTGGTGGCATCGCCGCCTCCGCCGTACACATCTGGCTGCTTCCAGGCAGCCCACGCCGTCCACCTGACCCAGCCGTCGGGATTTCTGGTGTCGCCGCCGTACTTTGGGTATCCTCTCCAGCCAGAGCCTGCCCTCGCTGGGAAAAGCTGCTCCGATTTTAGTCAGAGCTGA